TCGCGGGGCGATCAATATAAAAAATTGATCTCATTTTCATCTTGCGGGATTTTGCCGGGTGCTGTATAATCAAAAGACTGAGTTTAAGTCTTTATCTCCCTGTTTTTCAACCCGCTGATCATAAAGGCAAAAAACATGATTCGAGAATACTTAAAGCCAAAAAGCAAACGAGTGACCGTCAATATCCCGGATGAATTCGTCAATACGGGGATTGAGCTGTTGATTATCCCCATGCGTCAGGCAAAAAGGCATGGGGATTCCGCCCGGCTGTCTGAAATGCTGGAAAAAAATTTCAAAGCCGCCGGGAATATCCGTATTCCGAAAGAAATCGACATTGACCCATTAATGAATAAAATCAATTATGCATTACCTTGACACCAATATCCTGATTTATGCCTGTGTGAACCAGGATGATGAGAAGATGAAACAAAGTCAGGCTTTTATTCGAAAATTGCAAAATCGGGATGAGCTTTTGCTTTCTCCTTTAAACCTTCAGGAATTTGTGTTCACACTGTCCAAAATAAATGTCCCCCGAGATCATATTGAAAGCAGCTACAAACTGTTTCGTCATTTCTGCCGTTATCCCATTCATACCGCTCTTCTGGATGACGCGGTAAGCGCGTGCCTTGAGCTTGATTTTTGCAAAAATATTAATGACATCATTCATTTAAAATTTTCAGAACAGCATGGCTCCGAGCTTTCCACTTTTGATAAAGATTTCATCAAACTTCAGGATATCTCCCGGGTAAAAATCAACATTCTTTAACATCGCGCGGCCGCGCCTTTGGCTCCGCGCCCATCTCCCCATAGGCGTCCGACGGGAGATTTTTTCCGTTGCCCTTGACATCTATATTCAGAATATATACTATAAATATATATTTTAAATTTATCCTTAAGACTAAGGAGCCGGCCATGAAACCGCAAACCGCTAAAATTTTTGTAAACGGAGGCAGCCAGGCGGTTCGTCTGCCCAAACCGTTCCGTTTTCAGACCGATGAGGTTTTGATCAAAAAAGTCGGCGATGACATCATTCTTTCCCCGCGTCCGGAATCCTGGGACGACTTTTTCACCCAAACGGCGCTTCCATCCGATGATTTCATGGCGGATCGAAGAGACCTTCCCCCCCAGGAAAGAAAGGATATGTTTTGACGCATATGCTGGACACCAGTATCTGTATTTATGTGATCAAAAAGCGCCCCATGGCTTTTCTTGAAAAATTCAACTCGTTCGAAAGAAATGCGCTGTGCGTGTCCGTGGTCACATACGCGGAGATGAGATACGGCGTTGAGCGCTCTTCGTCCAGGAAAATGAACAGCCGGATCCTGGATAATTTTATTTCCCGCCTGACGGTTTTTCCATGGGACGCCGACGCCGCTCTGGAATATGGGAAACTCAGGGTCGCCCTTGAAAAAAAAGGAACCCCCATCGGCAATATGGATATGCTCATCGCGGCCCACGCTTTGAGCCGGGACTGCGTTCTGGTCACCCACAATGTCCGGGAGTTTTCCCGAATCCAAAATCTCAGACATGAAGACTGGGCATAGCGGCATCCGCGCCCATCCCCCCGTAGGCGTCCGACGTCATGGCGTCGGCGAAAATCTCAAGGGAGCTTGGCCCCAGCCCCAGGCGAAAATCCGTGCGCGCCTCCAGAACGACCAGGGAGCCCAGGCGTTTTTTCCGGGGCTCGATGATCTCATGAATGAGGCGGCGGCGGCACAGATCAAGCCTTTCCCGACGGTTTCCGATGGAGGCCACGATGGTTTGGCGGATGAGATCGTCGTGGCGGTTTTCAAGGGGCGTCACATGAAGGCCCCGGAAAGCCGCGAGCTTTTCATAGACGGCGCGCGCGCCCCGGGCGCCCAGGACCAGAAGATTCAGGGGTTTTCCCGGCGATCCGTTTTCCGCGAGACGGCGGATCACGGCCTCGGGCGGGGCGAAAGCCCGAATGCCCGCGGCGGCGATCTTCCGGGCCCGGGAACGGGACAGGAAACGGGGTCCCAGGCGTTTTCGCAGCTCCCGGGCCGAGCCCAGCGCATGGTCGAGGCGTTTGGCCTCGTCCGACAGGGTGTTGCAGGGAATGACCACCCGGACGCGCCCGGGACCCCGGTCCATGGCCAAAAGGGCCTGCTGAACCGCCAGCCGGGCCAGTTTTTGAAAAAAAACCCCGGGCCTGGGCCAGGGCCCTGTCCCGATGAGAATGTCTCCTTTCAGATATCCCGGGTTCTTCGCGCTTCGTTCCAGCGCCGTCTCCTTTAAAAAGGCCAGGTCCCCGACCACCGTGTGCATGACGCGCCGGTATTCGTCGAAAAACGCATGGCCCTCCGGCGCCAGGACGCCTTCGATGAGGCGTTTTTCACGGCGCGAGACCAGGCGGAGGTATTCCAGGGAGGCGTCCCGGCCGAAATCCGCGATGACGATGTCGCGGGTGACGGGCATGCGAAGGAGGTCGGCGGCCAAAGGCGCCTTTTTTCTCCTGGTGACGGCCCTGGGATTCAACGCCATGCTGGGCCTGTCCCATATGGAAAAACTCTATGTGGAGTCCATGGTCTCCAAGCAGACCCTCATCGGCGGGGATATGAAACGAAAAATCGAAAAATCCCTGGCGTTTGGGAAAAACATCCGGAAATTCGTCGGAATGGAAAAACTCCTGGAAGAGGCCCGGGGCCACCTGGGGCGCAAATTCCACGTTGAGGAGACTTCGCCCGGAGACGGGTCTATGAAAGCCGATGAACCCTGGGAAGCCGCTGAATCCGGAATCGATGTGTCCGTGGCCCTGCCCGACGGCGTCATTGTTTACAGCACAAAGGCCTCTTTTAAAAAAACGTCCCTTCCGGGGCCGGTTCTCGACCTTCCCGCTTTTTCAAAGACTTTGAAAAACGGGAAAAAAACGCCCGGCCACGTTAAGCATGGCGGGGTGTACTTCATCGCTTTGCCCCTCAAGGCCCCTTTCAAAAAAGCCCCGGCCGGCGCGGCGATCATCACCTTTGACGAAAAACCGGTGAAAAAGCGCGTGGAAAACCTGACCCGGCAAAGCCTCCGGCTCATGGCGCTCATTCTGGCCGGGGGGGCCGTCCTTCTGGCTTTGTTTCTGCCCATGGCCGTCGCAAGGAGGCGGGAGTCTGAGAAAATGTCTAAATTCAAAATCTCCCTTGCGATGTTTTCGGTCATCGCCCTTTGCCAGATCGTGTTCACCGGTTTGAGCGCCCTTTCCTTTAAAAATTATTCCGTCCGGATCGCCAGGGAAAAAACCGCCGCCCTGACCGCCATGCTTCAAAAGGACATCCATTATCTGCTGAGCAAAGGGCTGCGCATTGAGCGGCTGGCGAAAATGGAGGTCAGGCTCGGCGAGATCATCGCGGCGGCCCCGGAGCTTGAGCGTGTGGCCATCCATGACGCGGCGGGCCGCCCCCTCTACGCCGCCTCTCCGGGCGGCGTCGTTCATTTCAGCTCCCACCCGGACGGCCCCGGGGAAGCGCCTGAAACAGCGGACCGGGAGCCTGCTGAGGCCGAATACATCCTGACGCGGAGGCTTTTGAAAGGGGGAAAAACCCAGGCTTTTTCCCCTGGGGAGGCCGGCGTCATCCGCGCCGTTATCTCCCAAAAAGCGCTGCTGGACCAGATCAAAAAAATCGCCCTGGATTCCGCCACGGTCCTGGTGATTTCCATTCTTTTTTCCGTGGAAATGCTGATTCTGATCTTTATGCTCATGGAAAAAAAGACGGGCGGAAGAAAAAAGAAAGCGCGGGCCGGCCCCAAAGCCATTCGTTCGGCGGCCTTTATTTTTCTTTTCGGCTCCAGCCTTTCCATTTCATTTGTCCCCCTTCACATGGGAAAGCTTTACGAGCCCATTTTCGGCGTTTCAAAAGACATGGCCATGGGGCTTCCCATTTCCATGGAGATGTTTTTCGCGGGCATTTCCATCATGATCTCAGGCGCGTGGCTGGACCGCCGGGGATGGCATGAGCCGTTTTTCGCCGGCCTGGCCGCCGCGGCCCTGGGCTCCCTGTATTCCTGGGCCGCGCCCGACGCCCTTCACTTCATCCTCTCAAGAGGCGCCGTGGGATTCGGATACGGGCTGGCCTGGATGGCCTCCCAGGGATTTGTGATATCCAGGGCCGGCGAGAAAAACAAAAACCGGGGCATCGCCGAGCTGGTGGCGGGAATATTCGCCGGAAGCATCTGCGGCGGCGCGGCCGGGGCCATGCTGGCGGAAAGGATGGGCTACAACGCGGTGTTTTTGATATCGGCGGCCATTCTTCTGTTTGTCATCGCCTATGTGTGTCTTTTCATGCGGGGAGCCATTGAAAAGCCCGCCCCCGGAACCCGGAAAAAAACGGACGCTCCCAGGGGCCTGTTCATCCGGTTTATGCTCAACCGGAACGTGATATGCCTGATTCTTTTAAGCGCCTTTCCCGGCGCCGTGGCCGTCGTGGGCCTTCTCAACTATTTCTGCCCCATTTATCTCAACGGAATCGGGGCCTCCCAGTCGGACATCGGACGGTTTTTCATGATCTACGGAATCTGCATGATTTACCTGGCCCCGTTTTTGAGCCGGCGCATGGACCGGGCCATGAACGACAAACGCTACATGGTCATCAGCGGTCTTTTGGCGGGCCTGGGTTTCATGGCCTTTCATCTGTTTAAATTTTGAAAAAGTACAATCATGCCTTTTTGTGTCAGACCTCTGTCAAGGGTGTTTCATCATTCTGAAAGAAATCGACATCGACCCATTAATGAATGAAATCAATTATGCATTGCCTTGACACCAATGCGCTGGTTTATGCCTGTGTGAACCAGGATGATGAGAAGATGAAACAAAGTAATGATCTCCATGCGAAAAGCAAATGACGTTGACTTGCCGCGCGGGAAAAAACAGATCACCCTCCGCATAGATGAAGATGTGTACATCTGGTTCAAAGCCAACAGTAAAAAATACCAGACACATATTAATGCCGCGCTCAAGGCGTACAAAGAATCACGAGTATAGATATGGTTTTTATGTCTGATTATAATCTGTCTTTCCTCGTCCGCCGTCATGGAGCCGTTCCTTTGGAGCGGCCCTGATTTTTTCCTGAAACTCTTTTGAAGGCTCTTCATATCGGATCACGGCGCTTCCGATTCAAAAACACAGATGGCCATTCATTTGAAAAGCAAACCACCAAATCCCCGCTCCATGTTTTGCCCTTGACATAAAGGATAAATTTTGCATATTATGTCCCTATTAATAGGGACATAATATGCAAAATTTATCCTTTTTAAAGAGACAATAAAAATTGGTGAAAAAGCGCCATGAGAGAAATCATACAGCAAAGACTTGCCGACGCCGCCGTCATGGAGATGCCGGAATTGACCGAACGCGAATGCCGAATTCCGAATATCCCGAACAAAGCATATGCCGTCACGGGCATGCGAAGAGCCGGGAAAACCTGTTTTTTATACCAGATCATGAAAAAATGTCTGGACCGTGGCGTCCCGAGATCCCGGCTCGTTTATTTCAACTTTGAAGATGAGCGTCTTGCCGACATCACCGCAAAAGACCTGCATCTTATTTGTGATGAATACTATGTGATGTTTCCGGAAAACCGCTCTTCCACGGTCTGGTTTTTTTTCGATGAAATCCAGTTGGCGCGGGGCTGGGAAACGTTTGTTCGGCGAATTCTTGATTCTGAAAATGTCAAAATTTATATCAGCGGCTCTTCCGCCAAAATGTTGAGCAAAGAAATCGCCTCTTCCATGCGCGGCCGATGTGTGGATGCGACCCTTTATCCCTACAGTTTTTCCGAATTTTTGAAGAGCCGGAAAATAACGCCCCCTTCCTCGCTTTTAAAGGCGGACAAACAGCTGAGATCAACGCTTGAAAATCGCCTGCTGAAATATCTTGCGACCGGAGGCTTTCCAGAAGCCATCAATCTTTCCGATCAAAACCGCCATATCTTGCTTCAGGGATACGTCAACACCCTGATATTCAGAGATATTGTGGAACGATACAATATCTCGAATATCCACGCGCTTAAAAAGCTCATTCGGCATATCATTCAAAACGCCGCATGTCGATTCACAGTGAATAAGTTCTACAATCATCTAAAATCACAGGGAATAAAAGCGTCCAAAAACACTCTTCACCAATATATGGAATATCTTCAAGACGCTTTTTTGCTTCATACGGTCCCGATTTACACGCAATCCGATCGAAAGCGGATGGTCAACCCTCAAAAAATCTATATAACGGACTCGGGACTGTGCGACGCTTACTTCCTTATGAAAATCCCCAATACCGGGCGTATGCTTGAAAACTCCATATTTATGGAGCTTCTCCGTCGAGGCGCCCAAATATTTTATCTCAAAACGCCATCGGGATATGAAGTCGATTTTGCGGCTTTTTCTCCTGACGGCTCTGTTCATGCGATTCAGGCGGCGGCGAATATCAGCGAGCCCAAAACGCTTGAGCGTGAAATTCGCGCTCTTTGCGAAGCGGCCCGAATGCTTCCGGACGCCTCTCTTACGCTGATCACTTTAAGCGAAAACAGGACCATTCGACGCGATGATTTAATGATCCGCATTGTGCCCGCATGGAAATGGCTCCTTGAAAGACAGGCGTTTTCTCCTGAAGGGCGCCCGCAAGGGCCGCCCCTATGAACTCGAAAAAACAAACGATCCCCGCTCATCTGAAATAATGCCCTCGGTGAGATGCTTCCGCGTGACTTCCGCCCTTTTTCCGGCGTCGGTCATGGGATACTTTCCGTATGTCTCCCGAATTTTCAAATACGCCCCGGTTAATTTTCGCTCCTCGTCCGTGGTCCATTTTTCAGGATCGGGAAGACCGGTTTGATCCATCGCCGCTTGAATCCATTTTAAAATCCAAAAGGCCGATTCTTCCCTCCGGCCCTTTTTTGACCGGAGAGATAACCTCCATCCCAATTTTTTTGGCCGCCTCCACATTGTCATCGCCGCCGTAACTCTGGTCTCCCGAAAGTTCTTTGGGCTTCAACCCCAGTTTTGAGGCCGGTTTCAGCGCGGGCAGCTCCGGCAGAATTTGTTTCCGGAACAGACCCGGCCAACTGGAATCCAGTATCGCCTTTTTTTTGGCGGGAATATGACTCCATGGGTCAAAAAACAGTAAAATCTTTTTTACTGTTTTATCAATTTTCAAAAGATGATTTGTCGGGATAAAGCCGCTCCAGCATCAAAAACAATTTATAGTTATCCCGATCTTCCGTGACATCGTTCAGACAGTAAAACTTGGGCCGGGTCTTCAATATTTTTTCAATGCTCTCCCGGCTTAGATAGTGGAATGTGAAACCCGGCTCCCTTTCTATGGTGTGGGGATAGTTCATATCAATAATGTAATGCATATACATCTGGGTCGCGTTGACGTCATTATAGTCGCGAAATTTGTGACTCATCGTATGATTGGCCTCGTGGGCGAATTCCTTCGCCATCTCTTTAAATACGGATTTCCTGAAAAAATGAGGCAAATGAAGCTGGGACCGGCGAAAACGTTTGCCGAAACGCTCTTCCAGACACTGGTTGGCATTTTTCATGGAAGCCCTCCATGGATTCATTTTTTTCTGGTAATTTTTGGGATCATAATCGAACGAGAGCATATGCCCATTTTCCGGGGAATAAAAATCGCGCGTCAACGTCGGTTGTCCCAAAAAATAATCATCATTGAAATAGATGAAATTTTCGGACAAGCCCGGAATACGATGTAACGCCCACTCAAGCGCAAAGGAATTGAATGTCGGCAAAAATGAATCGGGCAGGATATCCGTATGCCGCGCTATGGTCAGTTTGGGATGATCAAAATTCATCCACTCGGGATATTGACCGAATGTCAACAGGAAAACCCGGTTTGCCCAAGGGGCGAATTTTTCCGCCGCCCTGAGAGAAAACTTCAATTCATCGTTATTTCTATCCCGCATCTCTCCGACAATTTCTTCGTCCCATGCGTTGGTCTTCAGCCATTTTTTTTTGAACGAATCGTGTGTCGTTTTATATTGGGGATCAGAATTGTCCACCCAAGTGTATACTATATCAAATTTTTCTTCCGCGTTTATTGTATGATTCATGTTCTTTCTTCTCCAAATCAGATAAACCCGTAAAAACGGATCGGACGGCCTCGTAAAAATTCAATTGGTTTTTACCCATTTCCCATTAATCCATAAACGGTCGGGTTTTAAAAAATCGTTCCCATACAGCGCGGACAGCATCCCGTCCGGCTCCCTTAAAGATAAAACGTCCATGCCGTTGATCCGGCATGGCGAAACCGGCGGAAGCTTTGACGCTATCTTCGAATTTATATAAGTCCCATACAGACCCTCCGGCTCGACACAATCTCCCGATTCCTCCAAAGCGTTCAACTCCTTTTGGTTTGACGCTTTATGATAAACATATATATCAATATACGGGGCCTGTCGGATGTCACCAACTTATTATTAATTTTTTCATTTTAAAAATAAACCTTTTCTATGCGGAGATCTTAAGCGGCCGACAGGAATCTGAAAAATCCTGAATAACGCATACTGAAGGTGCGGAGGGATGACCTCGGTTATCAAGTCGCCCGAAATTTTAACCACAGTTCCTTCCATCCCGGCTTTATATCTGCTGATCAACGCTATATTGTCATAAGATGTTTCGATGGCCCGCCTGATTACTTGATTGTCATAGATAATATCTGATTCGATCAATAAAATATCCCCATCAATTTCGGTATGATCAAAAGCCATGGCCAGGGAATAAATATTGTTTGTCTCCCGATATCGGGCATTATGAACAAATTCAAACGCGATGTTTTCAATGTCGCAAAATTTTTTGTTTATATAATCGACCAGATCGTCGGCGCGATAGCCTGTGACAATGACCATTTTCAAAACATTATTTTCAATCAAACTTTTTATGATCCGGGCGATAATCAACTGGCCATCTATCTTTAACATGGTCTTGTGAGCATTGTTGGTCAAAGGCTTCATGCGATCTCCATAACCGGCGGCCAAAATAATAGCTTTCATAATTGTATCCCTTAATCCTTGTTTTCTTTGGAAACAGACTCTCATATCCCGGGTAAGAAAGCCATTTCAAAAACACAGACGATTTTTTGAATGGCTTTTTGGGGAAAACAGGGATCATTTCCCGGCCATTCTCCGATCATGCGCCGCCGCGAAAGGCAGTCTCACCTGATCCGCCAGCGCGGCCCGGTGCGATCTGAACTTCTTGGAATTTTTGCCCGCGTCAATAAGATCGGAAACGATTTCAACGGCGTCATAAAAATACCCGTTTTCCGCGTGCAGAAAATAGCGCCGTTCCTTTGGCGCGGCGCTGATTTTTTCGCGGATGTTTCTCGGCAAAACGCTGATGGCCACAAAGGCTGAATTGAGGGATGGAACATTGGCCTTTGAACAGCGACAACGGCAAATACCGCTACAGCAAGCTGGGTGGAAAACGCCCTTCAAAGCCCTGGCGGCGATGAAGGCAAAGCTGAGGTTTCCAAGTCAGGAGGATAAACCTCAACAACGACTTAAGAAACCAAAATCCGGACGCTGCCACTTGGTTCGCCTGGTCCGAAGTAACCTCAGGGGAAACATTTTTGGGGAGATGTTTCCCGTTCCGAAGACAGTGAGGCTCGAATATGTGTTGGCCACTATTGATGTCAAAGAACAAAAATTAAAACTCTTCCTGGACAAAACCCAGGTGGATGAGTTTGATTACAAAATTTCATAAATCGTCATTGTGTCTACGATGTCCTGGCGCTTAACACTTAAAAATCAAAAAACAGGATCAGATCGGGAATCGCCGAGAAAAATGGGGGGCGAAAATGGGGTGAAAACCCAGGAAAAGAGGGGTCGAAAGGCGTGGAAAGGCTTGGCCCCGGCTGTTTTCCCTGTTTCGACGCCCCCCGGACACCGGCTCCAGGGTCACTTTTCCAAGCCCG
This sequence is a window from Candidatus Desulfarcum epimagneticum. Protein-coding genes within it:
- the vapB gene encoding Antitoxin VapB2, with the translated sequence MKPQTAKIFVNGGSQAVRLPKPFRFQTDEVLIKKVGDDIILSPRPESWDDFFTQTALPSDDFMADRRDLPPQERKDMF
- a CDS encoding conserved hypothetical protein (Evidence 4 : Unknown function but conserved in other organisms) translates to MVRLVRSNLRGNIFGEMFPVPKTVRLEYVLATIDVKEQKLKLFLDKTQVDEFDYKIS
- a CDS encoding hypothetical protein (Evidence 5 : Unknown function) — its product is MEESGDCVEPEGLYGTYINSKIASKLPPVSPCRINGMDVLSLREPDGMLSALYGNDFLKPDRLWINGKWVKTN
- a CDS encoding hypothetical protein (Evidence 5 : Unknown function), producing the protein MKIDKTVKKILLFFDPWSHIPAKKKAILDSSWPGLFRKQILPELPALKPASKLGLKPKELSGDQSYGGDDNVEAAKKIGMEVISPVKKGPEGRIGLLDFKMDSSGDGSNRSSRS
- a CDS encoding hypothetical protein (Evidence 5 : Unknown function), with protein sequence MIREYLKPKSKRVTVNIPDEFVNTGIELLIIPMRQAKRHGDSARLSEMLEKNFKAAGNIRIPKEIDIDPLMNKINYALP
- a CDS encoding conserved hypothetical protein (Evidence 4 : Unknown function but conserved in other organisms); the protein is MAISVLPRNIREKISAAPKERRYFLHAENGYFYDAVEIVSDLIDAGKNSKKFRSHRAALADQVRLPFAAAHDRRMAGK
- a CDS encoding conserved hypothetical protein (Evidence 4 : Unknown function but conserved in other organisms) encodes the protein MHYLDTNILIYACVNQDDEKMKQSQAFIRKLQNRDELLLSPLNLQEFVFTLSKINVPRDHIESSYKLFRHFCRYPIHTALLDDAVSACLELDFCKNINDIIHLKFSEQHGSELSTFDKDFIKLQDISRVKINIL
- a CDS encoding hypothetical protein (Evidence 5 : Unknown function), producing the protein MDQTGLPDPEKWTTDEERKLTGAYLKIRETYGKYPMTDAGKRAEVTRKHLTEGIISDERGSFVFSSS
- a CDS encoding conserved hypothetical protein (Evidence 4 : Unknown function but conserved in other organisms): MREIIQQRLADAAVMEMPELTERECRIPNIPNKAYAVTGMRRAGKTCFLYQIMKKCLDRGVPRSRLVYFNFEDERLADITAKDLHLICDEYYVMFPENRSSTVWFFFDEIQLARGWETFVRRILDSENVKIYISGSSAKMLSKEIASSMRGRCVDATLYPYSFSEFLKSRKITPPSSLLKADKQLRSTLENRLLKYLATGGFPEAINLSDQNRHILLQGYVNTLIFRDIVERYNISNIHALKKLIRHIIQNAACRFTVNKFYNHLKSQGIKASKNTLHQYMEYLQDAFLLHTVPIYTQSDRKRMVNPQKIYITDSGLCDAYFLMKIPNTGRMLENSIFMELLRRGAQIFYLKTPSGYEVDFAAFSPDGSVHAIQAAANISEPKTLEREIRALCEAARMLPDASLTLITLSENRTIRRDDLMIRIVPAWKWLLERQAFSPEGRPQGPPL
- the vapC gene encoding tRNA(fMet)-specific endonuclease VapC, whose amino-acid sequence is MLDTSICIYVIKKRPMAFLEKFNSFERNALCVSVVTYAEMRYGVERSSSRKMNSRILDNFISRLTVFPWDADAALEYGKLRVALEKKGTPIGNMDMLIAAHALSRDCVLVTHNVREFSRIQNLRHEDWA
- a CDS encoding Aminotransferase (fragment) → MKAIILAAGYGDRMKPLTNNAHKTMLKIDGQLIIARIIKSLIENNVLKMVIVTGYRADDLVDYINKKFCDIENIAFEFVHNARYRETNNIYSLAMAFDHTEIDGDILLIESDIIYDNQVIRRAIETSYDNIALISRYKAGMEGTVVKISGDLITEVIPPHLQYALFRIFQIPVGRLRSPHRKGLFLK
- a CDS encoding hypothetical protein (Evidence 5 : Unknown function) yields the protein MISMRKANDVDLPRGKKQITLRIDEDVYIWFKANSKKYQTHINAALKAYKESRV
- a CDS encoding hypothetical protein (Evidence 5 : Unknown function) yields the protein MNPRAVTRRKKAPLAADLLRMPVTRDIVIADFGRDASLEYLRLVSRREKRLIEGVLAPEGHAFFDEYRRVMHTVVGDLAFLKETALERSAKNPGYLKGDILIGTGPWPRPGVFFQKLARLAVQQALLAMDRGPGRVRVVIPCNTLSDEAKRLDHALGSARELRKRLGPRFLSRSRARKIAAAGIRAFAPPEAVIRRLAENGSPGKPLNLLVLGARGARAVYEKLAAFRGLHVTPLENRHDDLIRQTIVASIGNRRERLDLCRRRLIHEIIEPRKKRLGSLVVLEARTDFRLGLGPSSLEIFADAMTSDAYGGMGADAAMPSLHV
- a CDS encoding conserved hypothetical protein (Evidence 4 : Unknown function but conserved in other organisms), with translation MNHTINAEEKFDIVYTWVDNSDPQYKTTHDSFKKKWLKTNAWDEEIVGEMRDRNNDELKFSLRAAEKFAPWANRVFLLTFGQYPEWMNFDHPKLTIARHTDILPDSFLPTFNSFALEWALHRIPGLSENFIYFNDDYFLGQPTLTRDFYSPENGHMLSFDYDPKNYQKKMNPWRASMKNANQCLEERFGKRFRRSQLHLPHFFRKSVFKEMAKEFAHEANHTMSHKFRDYNDVNATQMYMHYIIDMNYPHTIEREPGFTFHYLSRESIEKILKTRPKFYCLNDVTEDRDNYKLFLMLERLYPDKSSFEN
- a CDS encoding MFS transporter, yielding MRRRSAAKGAFFLLVTALGFNAMLGLSHMEKLYVESMVSKQTLIGGDMKRKIEKSLAFGKNIRKFVGMEKLLEEARGHLGRKFHVEETSPGDGSMKADEPWEAAESGIDVSVALPDGVIVYSTKASFKKTSLPGPVLDLPAFSKTLKNGKKTPGHVKHGGVYFIALPLKAPFKKAPAGAAIITFDEKPVKKRVENLTRQSLRLMALILAGGAVLLALFLPMAVARRRESEKMSKFKISLAMFSVIALCQIVFTGLSALSFKNYSVRIAREKTAALTAMLQKDIHYLLSKGLRIERLAKMEVRLGEIIAAAPELERVAIHDAAGRPLYAASPGGVVHFSSHPDGPGEAPETADREPAEAEYILTRRLLKGGKTQAFSPGEAGVIRAVISQKALLDQIKKIALDSATVLVISILFSVEMLILIFMLMEKKTGGRKKKARAGPKAIRSAAFIFLFGSSLSISFVPLHMGKLYEPIFGVSKDMAMGLPISMEMFFAGISIMISGAWLDRRGWHEPFFAGLAAAALGSLYSWAAPDALHFILSRGAVGFGYGLAWMASQGFVISRAGEKNKNRGIAELVAGIFAGSICGGAAGAMLAERMGYNAVFLISAAILLFVIAYVCLFMRGAIEKPAPGTRKKTDAPRGLFIRFMLNRNVICLILLSAFPGAVAVVGLLNYFCPIYLNGIGASQSDIGRFFMIYGICMIYLAPFLSRRMDRAMNDKRYMVISGLLAGLGFMAFHLFKF